The nucleotide window TTATAATAATATTCATCAACGCTATATTTAGATAATAATAACTGATGCAATCGAAAATACTGTTTGGACAATTTTGCAGGCCAAGATGGTTTTTTAATGTACATAACAAAAGCCAGCGTTGCCATTAACCCCGCAACTAAAACAGAAGTAAGCATTAACAAAGCTTCTTTTGCTTCTGACATGGGTATGATTTTTATGTTTGGCGCAATTAACGACAAAGCATTATTTAAAAAATTAGGAATATGTCCTAATAAATTTTCGCTAATTAAATGGGGAACGGAAATAAAACCTACAAAGACACTAAACACAGCTAAAATAATTAATGGAACGGTAATGCGCTTATCTCCCTCGTGAGGTTTAATGCTTGGGTTAAATTTTTCTTTTCCCCAAAAAGTTAAAGATACTAAGCGGGTCATGTAAAACGCCGTTAAGCCCGCACCAACAACAGACAAAACCCATAATAGCGGGTGCCCTAACGGACTTGCAAAGCCATAAAATAAAATTTCATCTTTACTAAAAAAGCCCGAGAAAAAAGGAGTTCCAATAATAGCTAACCAACCCATTAAAAAAGTTAAATAAGTAATGGGCATGTATTTTTTTAAGCCCCCCATTTTATTCATATCCTGTTCGCCTTGCATAGAGTGAATTACCGAACCTGCTCCTAAAAATAGTAAGGCTTTAAAAACCGCGTGAGTTATTAAGTGAAACATGGCTACAGAAAAGGCCCCAACTCCCACTGCTATAAACATATAACCCAGTTGAGATACTGTGGAATAAGCCAATACTTTTTTAATATCTTTTTGTGTAAGAGCAATACTGGCTGCTAACAACATTGTTATAACCCCTACGACCGCTATAATATGTAATACGCTGGGCACTAAAATAAATACTGAGCTAAGACGAACAATTAAATAAATACCAGAAGTCACCATAGTTGCTGCGTGAATTAAAGCAGAAACAGGAGTGGGGCCTGCCATGGCATCTGGCAACCAAACAAAAAGAGGAATTTGTGCAGACTTTCCCGTGGCACCAATAAACACAAACAAGCAAGCCAAGCTTAATACCCCCCATGTTTCCACAGAACTGCTGGCGGCCGCTATAGAAATGTCTGCGTAATTTAAGCTTCCAAAGATAGAAAATAAACCAAATATCCCTAGCAAAAAGCCCGCATCGCCAATTCTATTTACAATAAAGGCCTTCATGCCTGCCTTGGCTTTTTGCACATCAGAAAACCAAAAACCAATTAGCAAATAAGAGCATAAACCCACTCCCTCCCAACCTACAAAAGTTAAAAGTAAGTTGTCTGCTAAAACTAAGATTAACATATTAAATAAAAAAAAGTTTAAATACGCAAAGTATTTAGCTGGTCGTAAATCATGAGACATATAAGACATACTAAAAATATGAATTAGTGTTCCCACCCCTGTAATAACTAAAGTCATAATTCCACTTAAAGAATCTAAAACAAAACCAAAAGGTACAGAAACAGCGGCAACCTCAAACCAAGAAAAAAAATGAAGACTTATGGACCTTTCAGAAACTTCTTGAAACAAAAAGGGCAACAACAAAATTACAGCAGAAATAAAACTACCAAAAGCTGCTGCCGAAGCAATAGTTCCAGATAATTGTCCTTTTTTACTATCCCATCTATAAGCATTAATTAAAAAGCCTGCTAAAGGGAAAATTAAAATTAAAGAAAAAAGTAAACCCTGCATAAAAATTATCCTTTTATTTTTTCCACTTCGCTTATGTCAAAAGATTTTTTCTTTTTAAAAAATAGTACGGATATAGCCAAGCCCACTCCCACCTCGGCGGCGGCAATACTCA belongs to Pseudobdellovibrionaceae bacterium and includes:
- the nuoL gene encoding NADH-quinone oxidoreductase subunit L yields the protein MQGLLFSLILIFPLAGFLINAYRWDSKKGQLSGTIASAAAFGSFISAVILLLPFLFQEVSERSISLHFFSWFEVAAVSVPFGFVLDSLSGIMTLVITGVGTLIHIFSMSYMSHDLRPAKYFAYLNFFLFNMLILVLADNLLLTFVGWEGVGLCSYLLIGFWFSDVQKAKAGMKAFIVNRIGDAGFLLGIFGLFSIFGSLNYADISIAAASSSVETWGVLSLACLFVFIGATGKSAQIPLFVWLPDAMAGPTPVSALIHAATMVTSGIYLIVRLSSVFILVPSVLHIIAVVGVITMLLAASIALTQKDIKKVLAYSTVSQLGYMFIAVGVGAFSVAMFHLITHAVFKALLFLGAGSVIHSMQGEQDMNKMGGLKKYMPITYLTFLMGWLAIIGTPFFSGFFSKDEILFYGFASPLGHPLLWVLSVVGAGLTAFYMTRLVSLTFWGKEKFNPSIKPHEGDKRITVPLIILAVFSVFVGFISVPHLISENLLGHIPNFLNNALSLIAPNIKIIPMSEAKEALLMLTSVLVAGLMATLAFVMYIKKPSWPAKLSKQYFRLHQLLLSKYSVDEYYYKIIIKPLGSIAQSLSDMDKLFIDDITFKLSNFVQRLGAGFCALQNGKLQSYAFYFILGLGVIVGCFFIT